One region of Peribacillus simplex genomic DNA includes:
- a CDS encoding thiamine pyrophosphate-dependent dehydrogenase E1 component subunit alpha, translating into METVQKNEMKLSQDKAYWMYKKMLEIRKFEDQVHESFAKGILPGFVHLYAGEEAVAVGVSAHLSDKDSITSTHRGHGHCIAKECDLNGMMAEIYGKVTGLCKGKGGSMHIADLDKGMLGANGIVGGGFPLACGAALTAKYKKTDHVSVCFFGDGANNHGTFHEGINLAAIWKLPVIFIAENNGYGEATPFNYASSCKTIADRAISYNIPGARVDGKDVMAVYKAAEEAVQRARRGEGPSLIECVTYRNYGHFEGDAQKYKNELDKKEHKQEKDAIALFRNYLLNQNLLGEKELVSLESAVEESIKEAVKFSEESPYPDESDLLKDVYVSY; encoded by the coding sequence ATGGAAACGGTTCAAAAGAATGAAATGAAGTTATCACAAGACAAAGCTTATTGGATGTACAAAAAAATGCTGGAAATAAGAAAATTTGAAGACCAGGTTCATGAATCATTTGCAAAGGGGATTTTACCAGGGTTTGTCCATTTGTATGCCGGGGAAGAAGCGGTAGCTGTAGGAGTAAGTGCACACCTATCCGATAAAGACAGCATTACAAGCACTCATAGGGGGCATGGCCACTGTATTGCAAAAGAATGCGACCTAAACGGGATGATGGCTGAAATCTATGGGAAAGTGACAGGGCTTTGTAAAGGAAAAGGCGGTTCCATGCATATTGCCGATCTCGATAAGGGGATGTTAGGCGCGAACGGGATAGTCGGTGGAGGCTTTCCGCTCGCATGCGGTGCAGCATTGACGGCCAAATATAAAAAGACTGATCATGTTAGTGTTTGTTTTTTTGGTGATGGTGCCAATAATCATGGGACATTCCATGAAGGCATAAATCTGGCGGCAATCTGGAAGTTACCCGTTATATTCATCGCTGAAAATAATGGGTATGGGGAAGCAACGCCTTTCAACTATGCTTCTAGCTGTAAAACGATAGCCGATCGTGCGATTAGCTACAATATCCCAGGTGCCCGGGTGGATGGGAAAGATGTAATGGCTGTGTATAAGGCTGCTGAAGAAGCCGTTCAGAGAGCTCGCAGGGGAGAAGGACCCTCATTAATCGAATGCGTTACTTATCGTAATTATGGACACTTCGAGGGAGATGCACAGAAATATAAAAATGAACTAGACAAAAAGGAGCATAAACAAGAGAAAGATGCGATTGCCCTGTTTCGGAATTACTTACTGAATCAGAATTTGCTGGGGGAAAAAGAATTGGTTTCTCTTGAGAGTGCCGTTGAGGAATCTATTAAAGAGGCAGTAAAGTTCAGTGAAGAAAGCCCGTATCCAGATGAATCCGATTTATTAAAAGATGTGTATGTATCCTATTAA
- the sdaAA gene encoding L-serine ammonia-lyase, iron-sulfur-dependent, subunit alpha — translation MFRNVTELVELAESKNVKIAEIMILQEMEFSSLSREQVIEKMDRNLTVMEQAVERGLKGVQSVTGLTGGDAVLLQNYIKTGKALGGNLLLDAVSKAVATNEVNAAMGVICATPTAGSAGVVPGTLFAVKEKLHPTRAEMIDFLFTSAAFGFVVANNASISGAAGGCQAEVGSASGMAAAAIVELAGGTPSQAAEAMAITLKNMLGLVCDPVAGLVEVPCVKRNAMGASNAITAADMALAGITSRIPCDEVIDAMYKIGLTMPVALRETAEGGLAATPTGRRLAKEIFGSYK, via the coding sequence ATGTTCCGAAATGTAACAGAGTTGGTCGAACTTGCTGAAAGTAAAAATGTAAAAATCGCGGAAATCATGATTTTACAAGAAATGGAGTTCTCAAGCCTGTCGAGAGAACAGGTCATTGAAAAGATGGACAGGAATTTGACAGTGATGGAGCAAGCGGTGGAAAGAGGTCTGAAAGGGGTGCAATCCGTTACAGGTCTAACCGGCGGGGATGCCGTTCTTTTGCAAAATTATATCAAAACAGGCAAGGCACTCGGGGGCAACTTGCTACTGGATGCCGTCAGTAAAGCCGTTGCGACGAACGAAGTCAATGCAGCAATGGGAGTGATATGTGCAACTCCAACTGCCGGTTCTGCTGGAGTAGTTCCCGGTACGTTATTTGCCGTGAAAGAAAAATTACACCCAACCCGAGCTGAGATGATTGATTTTCTTTTCACTTCCGCTGCCTTTGGATTCGTGGTAGCAAACAACGCTTCCATTTCTGGAGCGGCTGGTGGCTGCCAAGCAGAAGTGGGCTCGGCAAGTGGAATGGCGGCAGCTGCGATAGTTGAACTTGCCGGCGGTACACCGAGCCAAGCCGCAGAAGCGATGGCGATCACATTGAAAAATATGCTTGGACTGGTTTGTGATCCAGTTGCTGGATTGGTCGAAGTTCCTTGCGTGAAACGAAACGCAATGGGTGCTTCCAACGCGATAACGGCAGCTGATATGGCACTTGCAGGCATTACGAGCCGCATTCCATGTGACGAAGTTATCGACGCCATGTATAAAATAGGATTGACCATGCCAGTTGCACTTCGTGAAACGGCAGAGGGCGGCCTAGCGGCGACTCCGACTGGGCGTAGATTGGCAAAGGAAATTTTCGGTTCATATAAATAA
- a CDS encoding alpha-ketoacid dehydrogenase subunit beta, with product MSRKISMSQAINEAMAIAMRKDENVILMGEDVAGGAEVDHLQDDEAWGGVLGVTKGLVQEFGRDRILDTPIAEAGYMGAAMAAASTGLRPIAELMFNDFIGSCLDEVLNQGAKFRYMFGGKAQVPVTIRTMHGAGFRAAAQHSQSLYALFTSIPGLKVVVPSSPYDAKGLLLSAIEDNDPVIFFEDKTLYNMVGEVPEGYYTIPIGKAEIKRNGSDLTVVAIGKQVHTAMEAAEKLAAKGIEIEIVDPRSLSPLDEESILSSVAKTNRLIVMDEANPRCSMATDIAALVADKGFDTLDAPIKKITAPHTPVPFSPPLEDIYLPTSEKVIQVVSELLGEPSILGV from the coding sequence ATGAGTAGAAAAATCAGTATGTCACAAGCGATAAATGAAGCAATGGCCATTGCAATGAGAAAAGATGAAAATGTCATCCTTATGGGAGAGGATGTAGCGGGCGGTGCTGAAGTTGATCATCTGCAGGATGACGAAGCATGGGGTGGCGTTTTAGGTGTCACAAAGGGATTGGTTCAAGAGTTTGGCCGGGACAGGATCCTCGATACACCCATTGCAGAAGCAGGTTATATGGGAGCGGCAATGGCAGCCGCTTCAACAGGTTTACGACCGATTGCCGAGTTAATGTTCAACGATTTCATTGGCAGCTGTTTAGATGAAGTATTGAATCAAGGTGCTAAGTTCCGTTATATGTTTGGGGGGAAAGCACAAGTTCCTGTGACGATCCGTACGATGCATGGTGCAGGATTCAGGGCTGCAGCTCAGCATTCACAAAGCCTTTATGCCTTGTTTACAAGCATTCCTGGATTAAAGGTGGTCGTTCCATCTTCCCCATATGATGCAAAAGGGCTCTTGCTATCAGCCATTGAAGATAATGATCCAGTCATATTTTTTGAAGATAAAACGCTATATAACATGGTAGGGGAGGTCCCAGAAGGCTATTATACAATCCCGATCGGCAAAGCCGAAATTAAAAGGAATGGCTCGGATTTGACGGTCGTTGCCATCGGTAAACAAGTTCACACGGCAATGGAGGCTGCTGAAAAACTTGCAGCGAAAGGAATTGAAATTGAGATTGTAGATCCAAGGAGCTTGTCACCGCTGGATGAAGAATCGATCCTCTCCTCTGTGGCAAAAACAAATCGTTTGATCGTGATGGATGAAGCGAATCCTAGATGCAGCATGGCAACGGATATTGCCGCATTGGTTGCGGATAAGGGATTTGACACGCTCGATGCGCCAATAAAAAAGATTACAGCTCCACATACACCTGTACCTTTTTCTCCTCCGCTAGAAGATATTTACCTTCCAACATCGGAAAAAGTGATACAGGTCGTTTCGGAGTTATTGGGGGAGCCATCCATTCTGGGGGTGTAA